The Anoplopoma fimbria isolate UVic2021 breed Golden Eagle Sablefish chromosome 5, Afim_UVic_2022, whole genome shotgun sequence genome contains a region encoding:
- the LOC129090933 gene encoding cytohesin-1-like isoform X1, producing the protein MVLKSADGVVPDDLSPEERQELESIRRRKQELLQDIQRLKDEIAEVTNEIESLGLTEERKSMQRNKQMAMGRKKFNMDPKKGIRFLIDSSLLKNTSDDIAQFLYKGEGLNKTAIGDYLGERDDFNIEVLHAFLVLHEFTDLNLVQALRQFLWSFRLPGEAQKIDRMMEAFALRYCRCNPGVFQSTDTCYVLSFAVIMLNTSLHNPNVKDKPSVQRFTAMNRGINDGGDLPEDLLRNLYDSIKNEPFKIPEDDGNDLTHTFFNPDREGWLLKLGGGRVKTWKRRWFILTDNCLYYFEYTTDKEPRGIIPLENLNIREVDDSKKPNCFELFISDHRDQVIKACKTEADGRVVEGNHTFYRISAPTAEEKDEWINSIKAAISKDPFYEMLAARKKKVSSLKGL; encoded by the exons AGGCTGAAGGATGAGATAGCAGAGGTGACCAATGAGATTGAAAGCCTGGGCCTGACTGAAGAGAG gAAAAGCATGCAGAGGAATAAACAGATGGCCATGGGTCGAAAGAAGTTCAACATGGACCCCAAGAAG GGGATTCGCTTCTTGATTGACAGCTCCCTGCTGAAGAATACCAGCGATGACATCGCCCAGTTTCTCTACAAGGGCGAGGGCCTTAATAAAACCGCTATCGGCGACTACTTAGGGGAGAG AGATGACTTCAACATCGAGGTTCTGCACGCCTTCCTGGTGCTACACGAGTTCACAGACTTGAACCTGGTCCAGGCTCTCAGGCAGTTCCTGTGGAGCTTCAGGCTGCCCGGTGAGGCTCAGAAGATCGACCGCATGATGGAGGCCTTCGCCCTGCGATACTGTCGCTGTAACCCCGGAGTGTTTCAGAgcacag ATACCTGTTATGTGTTGTCGTTCGCTGTGATCATGTTGAACACCAGTCTTCACAACCCCAACGTGAAGGACAAACCGTCCGTTCAGAGATTCACAGCGATGAACAGAGGCATCAACGACGGGGGAGACCTACCGGAGGATTTACTCAGG AATCTATACGACAGCATCAAGAATGAACCCTTTAAGATCCCAGAGGATGATGGGAACGACCTGACACACACCTTCTTCAACCCCGACAGAGAAGGATGGCTGCTGAAACTCGG AGGTGGACGAGTTAAGACCTGGAAGAGACGCTGGTTTATTCTCACAGATAACTGCCTCTACTACTTTGAATACACGACT gacaaagaacCCAGAGGAATTATTCCACTGGAAAACCTGAATATCAGAGAAGTCGACGACTCCAAGAAACCG AACTGCTTCGAGCTCTTCATCTCGGACCACAGAGATCAGGTGATCAAAGCCTGCAAGACGGAGGCCGACGGACGCGTCGTCGAGGGAAACCACACTTTTTACAGAATCTCCGCCCCGACCGCAGAGGAGAAGGACGAGTGGATCAACAGCATCAA AGCCGCCATCAGCAAAGACCCGTTCTACGAGATGCTGGCTGCTCGGAAGAAGAAGGTCTCGTCTCTGAAGGGTCTGTAG
- the LOC129090933 gene encoding cytohesin-1-like isoform X2, with protein MQRNKQMAMGRKKFNMDPKKGIRFLIDSSLLKNTSDDIAQFLYKGEGLNKTAIGDYLGERDDFNIEVLHAFLVLHEFTDLNLVQALRQFLWSFRLPGEAQKIDRMMEAFALRYCRCNPGVFQSTDTCYVLSFAVIMLNTSLHNPNVKDKPSVQRFTAMNRGINDGGDLPEDLLRNLYDSIKNEPFKIPEDDGNDLTHTFFNPDREGWLLKLGGGRVKTWKRRWFILTDNCLYYFEYTTDKEPRGIIPLENLNIREVDDSKKPNCFELFISDHRDQVIKACKTEADGRVVEGNHTFYRISAPTAEEKDEWINSIKAAISKDPFYEMLAARKKKVSSLKGL; from the exons ATGCAGAGGAATAAACAGATGGCCATGGGTCGAAAGAAGTTCAACATGGACCCCAAGAAG GGGATTCGCTTCTTGATTGACAGCTCCCTGCTGAAGAATACCAGCGATGACATCGCCCAGTTTCTCTACAAGGGCGAGGGCCTTAATAAAACCGCTATCGGCGACTACTTAGGGGAGAG AGATGACTTCAACATCGAGGTTCTGCACGCCTTCCTGGTGCTACACGAGTTCACAGACTTGAACCTGGTCCAGGCTCTCAGGCAGTTCCTGTGGAGCTTCAGGCTGCCCGGTGAGGCTCAGAAGATCGACCGCATGATGGAGGCCTTCGCCCTGCGATACTGTCGCTGTAACCCCGGAGTGTTTCAGAgcacag ATACCTGTTATGTGTTGTCGTTCGCTGTGATCATGTTGAACACCAGTCTTCACAACCCCAACGTGAAGGACAAACCGTCCGTTCAGAGATTCACAGCGATGAACAGAGGCATCAACGACGGGGGAGACCTACCGGAGGATTTACTCAGG AATCTATACGACAGCATCAAGAATGAACCCTTTAAGATCCCAGAGGATGATGGGAACGACCTGACACACACCTTCTTCAACCCCGACAGAGAAGGATGGCTGCTGAAACTCGG AGGTGGACGAGTTAAGACCTGGAAGAGACGCTGGTTTATTCTCACAGATAACTGCCTCTACTACTTTGAATACACGACT gacaaagaacCCAGAGGAATTATTCCACTGGAAAACCTGAATATCAGAGAAGTCGACGACTCCAAGAAACCG AACTGCTTCGAGCTCTTCATCTCGGACCACAGAGATCAGGTGATCAAAGCCTGCAAGACGGAGGCCGACGGACGCGTCGTCGAGGGAAACCACACTTTTTACAGAATCTCCGCCCCGACCGCAGAGGAGAAGGACGAGTGGATCAACAGCATCAA AGCCGCCATCAGCAAAGACCCGTTCTACGAGATGCTGGCTGCTCGGAAGAAGAAGGTCTCGTCTCTGAAGGGTCTGTAG
- the LOC129090931 gene encoding LOW QUALITY PROTEIN: CDP-diacylglycerol--glycerol-3-phosphate 3-phosphatidyltransferase, mitochondrial (The sequence of the model RefSeq protein was modified relative to this genomic sequence to represent the inferred CDS: inserted 1 base in 1 codon), giving the protein MAAPMSWRRLVLSVYSPAIAGVFTRISDRLFRSRDRRGGSSVLLLAPLLAEADPAPRHVSRPTGSAGAQGTDGLCGHFQWMAEHVPAFRVPGTHIHILTSPDQFYQTMKARIKTAKRRVVMASLYLGTGQLEQELVDCMEEALRRSQENSDAPDLKVSILLDYTRGSRGQTNSRTMLLPLLQRFVSQMRVSLYHTPDLRGXLRLLVPQRFNETIGVQHIKVYLFDDSFIISGANLSDSYFTNRQDRYVLLENCSEVADFFSDLVEAVGDVSLQLQPDDSVTMMEGMVHPYNDNRQDFSAAARKRIMEVVNTAHVRQQLLNGSEDSEDDGGGEGEEDTWVFPLVQMKPLGIQVDEQVTQRLLTDAAPDSTVFLTSGYFNLTRAYMRLVLGAGASYRILTASPEVNGFFGAKGVAGAIPAAYTHIARQFYNQVCLLGQQERVHLHEYHRSLWTFHAKGLWYYLQGQDRPCLTLIGSPNFGYRSVHRDLEAQIAIVTENEELQSQLQEEQEILYQRSSEVSGSTFERPDRHVRLWVKLVTPLIKNFF; this is encoded by the exons atGGCGGCCCCCATGTCCTGGAGGAGGCTGGTGCTCTCCGTGTACTCACCGGCCATCGCAGGGGTCTTCACCCGGATATCTGACCGGCTCTTCCGCTCACGGGACAGAAGAGGAGG GTCCtcggtgctgctgctggctccTCTCCTGGCTGAAGCCGACCCGGCCCCCCGACATGTCTCCAGGCCCACCGGGTCGGCCGGAGCTCAGGGCACAGACGGCCTCTGTGGCCACTTCCAATGGATGGCAGAGCACGTACCCGCCTTCCGTGTGCCAGGCACCCACATCCACATCCTCACCTCACCGGACCAGTTCTACCAAACTATGAAG GCGCGGATCAAGACTGCGAAGAGGCGAGTGGTGATGGCCTCGTTGTATCTAGGAACGGGTCAGCTGGAGCAGGAGCTG GTGGACTGCATGGAGGAAGCTCTACGCCGCTCACAGGAGAACAGCGATGCTCCAGATCTGAAAGTCTCCATACTGCTGGACTACACTCGCGGCTCACGAG GACAGACCAACTCGAGGACCATGCTGCTGCCGTTGTTGCAGCGCTTCGTCTCTCAGATGAGGGTGTCTCTGTACCACACTCCAGACCTGAGGG TGCTGAGGCTGCTGGTCCCTCAGCGCTTCAACGAGACCATCGGAGTCCAGCACATCAAGGTCTACCTGTTTGACGACAGCTTCATCATCAGCGG GGCCAACCTGAGCGACTCGTACTTCACCAACAGACAGGACCGCTACGTGCTGCTGGAGAACTGCAGCGAGGTCGCCGACTTCTTCTCCGACCTGGTGGAAGCCGTGGGAGACGTCTCACTGCAGCTGCAGCCCGACGACTCGGTCACCATGATGGAGGGCATGGTGCACCCGTACAATG ACAACAGGCAGGACTTCTCGGCGGCGGCGAGGAAGCGGATCATGGAGGTGGTGAACACAGCCCACGTCAGGCAGCAGCTGTTGAACGGGTCGGAGGACTCGGAGGACGACGGGGGGGGCGAGGGGGAGGAGGACACCTGGGTGTTCCCTCTGGTCCAGATGAAGCCTCTGGGGATCCAGGTGGACGAGCAGGTCACACAG CGCCTGCTGACAGACGCCGCTCCGGACTCCACTGTGTTTCTAACATCGGGTTACTTCAACCTGACGCGGGCGTACATGCGTCTGGTGCTCGGGGCCGGAGCCAGCTACCGCATCCTCACCGCCTCCCCCGAGGTCAACGGGTTCTTCGGCGCCAAGGGCGTCGCCGGAGCGATCCCCGCCGCCTACACCCACATCGCCCGACAGTTCTACAACCAGGTGTGTCTGCTGGGCCAGCAGGAGAGAGTTCACCTGCACGAGTACCACAGATCGCTGTGGACCTTCCACGCCAAAG GTCTGTGGTATTACCTCCAGGGGCAGGACCGGCCTTGCCTCACTCTAATCGGCTCCCCTAATTTCGGTTACCGCTCGGTTCACCGTGACCTGGAGGCCCAGATCGCCATAGTTACGGAGAACGAGGAGCTGCAGAGCCAGCTGCAGGAG GAGCAGGAGATTCTGTACCAGCGGTCCTCTGAGGTGTCCGGGTCCACGTTTGAGCGGCCGGACCGCCACGTCAGGCTTTGGGTGAAGCTCGTCACGCCTCTCATCAAGAACTTCTTCTGA
- the socs3b gene encoding LOW QUALITY PROTEIN: suppressor of cytokine signaling 3b (The sequence of the model RefSeq protein was modified relative to this genomic sequence to represent the inferred CDS: inserted 1 base in 1 codon; deleted 1 base in 1 codon), producing the protein MPELVLPLALLSGSLRVFSLLRCGAEQIRKLCLGALSQPLSGCIRPLCPGALDPVCDPDALTPSPSLSSLSAPNPFPPVRLGAPVLGPLPLDRRAEAGGHGAMVALSGRIPLAMSSVTPPEGGVQGSNSTLHHYKPFSSHAHYQQVMRALRKLKESGFYWGAXGGREASALLRSEPPGTFLIRDSSDHHHFFTLSVQTARGTKNLRIHSEGGGFFLQPDPQNTQEPPQFDCVLKLIAHYMGKGPDAGRGREGAVGGARETERKGCSVYLIHTSGERIPLELRRPLSSSLSSLQHMCRRTLNNLGGSEGAEQLPHPLRDFLEEYDAPI; encoded by the exons ATGCCTGAGTTGGTCCTTCCTTTAGCACTACTCTCGGGTAGTTTgcgtgttttttctttgctgcgGTGCGGGGCTGAACAGATCCGCAAG CTGTGTTTAGGTGCTCTCTCACAGCCCCTCTCTGGATGCATCAGACCCCTCTGCCCCGGGGCCCTGGACCCGGTGTGTGACCCGGACGCCCTCACCCCGtccccctctctttcctcaCTCTCTGCCCCGAACCCCTTCCCACCCGTCCGCCTCGGCGCtccagttctgggccccctgcCTCTCGACCGGCGGGCGGAGGCAGGGGGCCATGGCGCCATGGTAGCCCTCAGCGGACGCATCCCCCTCGCCATGAGCAGCGTGACCCCTCCGGAGGGCGGCGTCCAGGGGTCAAACTCTACCCTGCATCACTACAAGCCCTTCAGCTCGCACGCACACTACCAGCAG GTGATGCGAGCGTTGCGTAAGCTGAAGGAGAGTGGGTTCTACTGGGGGG GTGGGGGCCGGGAAGCCAGCGCCCTGCTGCGCTCCGAACCGCCCGGAACCTTTCTGATCCGCGACTCCTCGGACCACCACCACTTCTTCACCCTCTCTGTCCAGACGGCCCGGGGGACCAAGAACCTCCGCATCCACAGCGAAGGAGGCGGCTTCTTCCTGCAGCCGGACCCCCAAAACACCCAAGAGCCCCCGCAGTTTGATTGCGTGCTGAAACTCATAGCGCACTACATGGGGAAAGGGCCGGATGCtggaagaggcagagaagggGCA GTGGGGGGTGCAcgggagacggagaggaaagGGTGCAGCGTATATCTGATCCACACCAGCGGAGAGAGGATTCCCTTGGAACTGCGGCGGCCCCTCTCgagttctctctcctccctgcagcACATGTGCAGGAGGACCCTGAACAATCTGGGGGGGTCGGAGGGCGCCGAGCAGCTCCCTCACCCGCTCAGAGACTTCCTGGAGGAGTACGACGCTCCTATATGA